The genome window ATAAAATTCAAacaaatgatattaataataataaaaataatataactcatggatataataaatatatgaaagaaatattttcagTCATATCATCTATTAGTGGTTTTCCAAGTATGGTTATACCTGTAGGTACTTTTACAAAACAATTTAATGAGCCTTTATCATTTCAAATCATAGGAGATAATTTAAACGAATTAGGATTATTAAAGGTTGCCTTGGCTTATAAGCAACATATGCaagttaataaaaaattatatgaaaatttaaaaatgcatcaaaaagaaaactaaaacaaaaaaaaaaaattgaaataaaATGAAGCGAATCAACTAATAAATGgatagataaaataaataaataaatgtaaatattaaaaaataaatatatacacataaacatataaacatataaatatatatatatatatatatatatatatatatatatatatatatataacaaaatagaGTATCCATTTGATAAAAgacatgtatataaaaatatcacacttatatttttttatacacaataattttaacatatttgtaatattgataaaatatatatatatatattttttttttaagttacataatttttttttttattttatttttttatttgttataaaaCTTCATCCTCTTTAACCACTAGAAAATTTTTTGTGTCAACTGGTGGAGCACGTGACTCATCATTTTCATCACTATCTGTTTTTTGTAATTCATccaatgatatattattatcacttttattattttttttataattatcttcCTCTTTTTGTAATTTATCCACAAATTTTTCTTCACATTTATCTAATAATGATTGTTTATCTTGTGTTGttgtatcatttttatttccctttttattaattcttaACTCTTtaatcttattttttttcattaatcttttattttttcgttTCTCACTCTTTCTCTGTATATAATCTATCTTCTCTTTTCTTTTCGATTGAAATATCTGATTCTCTGTATACTCTTTccaatttttttcaattaatTCCATTCtctcattttcttcattccTCTGCTTTCTATAAAGATCAAAGTAATCACTTCCTGCACCTGCACTACTACCCCACACATTAGGCACCTTgtcaatttttattttccctTTGGAACTATCTTTTTTGTCTTCTTCATTCTTTACAggcatttttattattctccCATCAGATAACATAATCTCATCCTCCAATACTTGCATATTCATTgtgtcaaaaaaaaaaaaagaaaaaaattataaataagcactaatataatttaaatagctatcaaaataaaataataatacaacaGCTAGCtactatttttaattatatattcataattataactagctattttatatttttaatatttcttttttttttttttttccccctCTTTTCCTCTTTTTTTGTCTGACCGGTTCAggtaatttatttatttgttatatatatatattttttttaatattcttaaaaaaataatttaacaagtctatatattatttatatatcataaaagtTCATTCACAAAAGTAAACCCcacataataatttataatttaatttgttatgagtaaatatttcattatatctcaaattgttatatattcttaaaaaaaaaaaaaatacatatacatataataaatatatatatataatatatttatattaagatTATATTTCCAACATATAGCTAAATGACATTTATGCTTACCATTTTGtatgtattcattttttaataaaagttgaatgaattaatttttataaacttaaaaaaaagagagaaacaaaaattaaaataaaacaatatatattacaacaaaaaataaaatataaataaataataaaaaagaaataataaaaataatatataatataataatgcatactttaatatatatatcttatatatattatatattatatatattttgtatatccatgcttattatatatataatatattattcctCAGTGTCCaaagaataattattttattttttttttaaataaaaaattaataagttaaaataatatatatatatatatatatatatatatattataatatttatctaCTCAACATTTATACCCATCATTCCCATAGCAGCTCataacattttataaattttccCATTATCTTCTTGTAAATGTAATTTTTCcagaataatatttttaaagtaaatatataaagaatcaTCAAACAAAACGTCATCTAAGCAATAGAACGTATTATAATTACTGTTATATGTTTGTAATAAATATGCAGAATTTTCTAATATACCTGTTCTtgctattaatatattattggcATTCGTGCGAATAGCTATTTGATATCCTCTTAAACTCAATTCAActaacaatataatatttattacatcATCGGATgttacttttttatttaatatcaaTTTCGAATGTGCTTCACTTAATCTTATTAAACTTTCTAAGGTTCGCACAGTCGTTCCATTATCACCattgttatattttcttaatgTTGAATAGTAtgtaattaatattaattttgaaCTTTTATCAAAATTTGGGAAATAACCATTCTTcacataattaatatattcttttaatttttcactTGGccatgttattttatttttttttccaaattTGCCTCGATTACCATGGTCCAAATTGAAAGGTGATAATATCATCTTGTCACATGcaacattttcatttaattctttatGTCCGTTGTTCATACAAACTTCGGGTAAGTTTCCCAAGTGGCTAGTCTccttataattattacacGTATTACTCTTAcaattgttaatattataattcacattatttttcatattattatgattatcatCTTCATTGTCAAGACCCTTTTTTACCTCCACATCTTGAGATAAAATATAATCCGCTATTTTATAATCTATTTGACTATTATCTTCAGCTATAACCACCAAATCAAACCTACTAAGTAAAGCATAAGATAagttaattataataacctTACTATCATAGTTAGATAAATTTCCTTTCAAATCTTTATTTATCTCAAAATTTGAAGCACCAATTATTGTGCACCTAcaatttaatttatctaCTATTCCTCCTTTTGCTACTGAAATACTTAATTGTTCCATAGCTTCATGAATAGCATTCTTATTTTCATTCTTCATTAAACAAAATTCATCTATACAACAAACTCCATTATCAGCTAATACTAATGCCCCACTTTCTAACATGAAACTATTTCCTTCTTTAATAGCTGCACATGTTAATCCTGCCGTAGTACAAAACATTCCTGACACGTTCACACATATGTTACTTAATTTTTGtacttcttttaataattgtGATTTACCTGTACCTGGATCACCaactaataataaatgaCACAGGGTTCTTTTATCACAATTATCTGATTCaaattttgtttgtttttgcTTTTGCTTTTGCTTCCTTTTTCTCTTCTCTTTAGTACTTTCCATTGGaccatattttatattagatatattGTTTGTTTCATACAAGgtgtacatatttttttttttacatatgtcatttttgtttatttcatattctttttcttttcttgttCTTTTTTCATCCATTTCTTCGAGAGAATCCTCGACCATTTCATTCTcttcattcatatttataatattattccttacattttttattgtacTACTTTTGTTTTTACTCTTCTTATAACTCTTACTAAAATATTTAGTCCACTTATTATTTTCGTGATAAAAAGAATCATACTCATTATTTATCTTGTTCCCACCTATTAAAACAAGTAATATCGACAATTTAGACAATTTGCAATTATACAAATTTGGACATATACTttcacaaatatattttttcccttctattttattatttttaaaaaaaaaccaatatttttcaaaaatattcTGTCTTTTATCTACACTATTTAAATGTGTAAAACCTATATTATTGAGCtgcaatttttttatatgttcatttttttccttcATATTTTGTGTAATTAATCTTGTGTTGATAGAATTATACTTATCATTTTGACGATGTGTATTCATGTCCTTCAAAATGGACAAGTCGTCCCCTTTACTACTATCACAAATGTTTTTATTGAAACCATTTGTATCACCCCTCTTATTATTACACATATTATATCCCATCTCGTCGCACAAATTATCATTTCCTTCACATGATGCATTTTGAATAAATCCCACATTCTCATAACATATATCTTGTTTATCATGCAAACATGTCTTACTCACAAtagaattaatatatttagaaaaatCATCATCCAaagatatttcttttattttgacCTGTTCTAATTCCTTTATTTCGATATAATTCGCCTCAATAAATAATTCAGAATCACACCTTATATCTTTATACAACCTCTTCCATCTTCTCAAAACAATACCGTTgataataacattttttcCTGGGTGATATTTTCCAGCTAAATTTTCTAAAAGTACAACCGTTATTGAATAGGGTATATTCGACTTACTagtttcttttatttttatttcttgatAATCAACCCTCTTAATTTCATTCTCCATAAATTCGAAATTGGTGCTGttgcatatttttttaacatatatcCCTTTCTCATTTTGCATAGTTCTATTACTATAAAGaggattattataatgattattatcattatcatcttcAAAAATATCATCTACATTGTcatctttctttttattcttatccATTTGTCTAGTGATAAATTCGTTcgttattttatcatttatatcatacaAAATACCAGAGGCCATTTTTTTCGTATTTACAATAATATTAGGACATCGAAAAAACGTTTCCGTGTTATAATATAACTCAGGAGCCGCGTTCTTTTTAATTACATAGTCACATTTCATacatctatattttttactttcTTCCAATATTTTCTTCTCTCCTACTCTTGTTATAATACCCTCTGTACTTATAAATTTACCAATATGCTTATTCTCAATTtcttgtatattatttatatgaatatcatGTAAGTAAGGTATATTAATTAGTCGGCATTTAATCTTTATATTATGTCGAACAAATATCATTTTCAaacaattatttatttttaattttatttcttctttttttaaaaaactatatttcatataagaatataaaataccTCTAATTAAACAAGAACTATATAAATCTATTTGTTCCATAACATTATTATCTTTACAAAAATCATAttctataaaattattaaaaaaataatccatatcattttctttaacCTTATCCTTTCTTACATGGTCTAATGTGtttgtttctttttgtttggtatcatcattatttatactatctttatcattaaaatatatttcattgtatatattatcatattcctCATTCTTATCGCGCCAAAATtgttcattttgtttttcatacatattattttcgtTTGTTCTAAATAATTCAAAACCTTCCTTAAGACATTTAGAAGGAGATGTagtaatattatgaaaatgtaAAACATTACTATCcaaattgttattattatctttattattttcttcatccattttatttatttcctttttattacaaatattattgtCACCATAATTTTGATTATCACCATAATTTTGATTATCACCACAATTTTGATTATCACCACAGTTTTGATTATCACCACAGTTTTGATTTTCACCACAATTTTGATTATCACCACAGTTTTGATTTTCACCACAGTTTTGATTTTCACCACAATTTTGATTGTCATCATAATCGtttctttcattttcttcattattcaAGAATTCAAAGTAACAACTAAGAAAGATAATCCTAAAAAAAAGGGGAATCGAATAATTGTTTATCACATCCATAAACTTGTGATAACTATTTTGCaagtaatatattaatttgttcTCTCCATATTCAATAGCATCATGTgcatcaaaataaaaattatatatatgctcGTTTCTGTCCTGTTCATTGTTTTGCACATTACAAAATTCAATATCTTCTATTTTACTTATATATCCTAATGCAATgctttttatttgttcataatattttcgattttttaaaaataattttattattattttattataaatttttatgttctttatattttcctcTCTATTATAAGTGTAGTCTTCTTCATTGTAACTATCGTCGTCTGTTTCGCTAAAAATACTTGACTCGGAGCTCGAGAgcgtcatttttttttttttttttcctttaaatattaattaaaaaacaaacaaaaaaaaaacaaaataaaacaaacaaaaaaaacaatataatataatgtaatataaagTAATATGGTAGAATTCAGATTATTAACTCTCTCTTTTAGAAGTTTGCTAATATGTATCATCATACAATTCAAATAATTCATtcatttaatacatatatatatattattgaagataaaaaaacCTTCTCTTCCAgcttaattttttaaaaatgtataagCTATTCAAAAAGTAGGAATATATAATGACAAAACAAATCCTCAAAATTAAGTTCAcaccacaaaaaaaaaaaaaaaattttaaaaaaacaacatttcaaaaaatggaattatcaaaagataaatatgaaatgaaaaagaataaaaagaatacatatatatatatgacactattatttatttcattttaatcTTTGtttgaatttatatatattcacttTAAGAATTGTAAAGagagtaaaaaaaaaaaaaaaaaaaaaagaaaagaagaaaaattatggcaatattaaaatgtatatatatatttatataaaatgaataatttaatttattcatataaatccttttttatttactcacaaaacaaaaaaaagaaaaaaaaaaaaaaaagctttaattttaatatttataaaatatataataggtTTGAAATATAGgaaatacattttatttttttatgagaAATGGTATCATCATAAAAGATTATAAtctcataatatttatttttttactgTTTTAAAATAGGACATAAAATaagtattataaatataaacatttattgtcatattattttgagaACAAAGGAGATAAAATTACACGTtccataataaattatttattacacataattttttttttctctctctCTCATCAATgatcaaataataaatataatataatataatttaattgatGTTCTTATGAtggtattaaatatatatatatatatatttgtgtaatatatattatatgtatattttctttttaatgaaaaaatatgaacgCTTCATAATAAAATTGTTGTAATCTAGCCAAATAACATGACTTTTCtaatgtgtttttttttttttttacctgacctgttcatataaaaaaaaaaaaaaaagttacacacaaataaaatatttggaGATTTCCAAAAATGATGTGTATATAAGTTCATATAACAGTGTATAAAttgttttaattatattcaaataaattaataacaaTAGTTGTATATATGCTATGTTCCAAATAATTGGATACccaatataaatacaattgTTTTGtgtatcaaataatataaataaatatatataattacatatttttaaataaagtcaaataaaaagaaaaaaatttacataattttttgtaattgTATGCTTATTCGTTTGGTAGTGTTACTatgaaagaatatatataatattatatatattaaatgtttatatatatatatatatatatatatatatattattatatatattatatatatatataaaaacaaaacagaacaatatatatgacttcaaatttattttattttttttattttatatacattatgaaatatcattttaattattttattatatatatatatatatatattgaataaatttttgtaattttttttttttttaaattcatacTTACAAGGTAAAAGGTATTAAcactttattatttatttgtatatataattatatattttttgttatatatataaaaatatatatttttatttatacaaattatatatatatatatatatgtatattttttttttttttttttttttttttttttttttttggtattatttattttattattcttttttttgatgtATTGATATATGCTTATTAGTTTATATCAattggtatatatattaaaaatttaattttatatgcttatattttattggaCATTAGAAAAGTTGTATAATAACATTTTCATTCAATcatttactatatatatatatatatactttatattggtaatatacttatatgtataatatttaaatattcattatcctaataaaacattatttaaaaatatatatttatttaaaccataatatttttttgttcaacAAATTTGATTTAACaagtataatattaaaatgaatatattaatgaacaaataaataaataagtgGATAAACACCAGGTgccatatataaataacatatatatatatatatatatatatatatatatatgtatacacaataatttttcttatgttattttaattttataa of Plasmodium sp. gorilla clade G2 genome assembly, chromosome: 4 contains these proteins:
- a CDS encoding DNA helicase MCM9, putative; this translates as MTLSSSESSIFSETDDDSYNEEDYTYNREENIKNIKIYNKIIIKLFLKNRKYYEQIKSIALGYISKIEDIEFCNVQNNEQDRNEHIYNFYFDAHDAIEYGENKLIYYLQNSYHKFMDVINNYSIPLFFRIIFLSCYFEFLNNEENERNDYDDNQNCGENQNCGENQNCGDNQNCGENQNCGDNQNCGDNQNCGDNQNYGDNQNYGDNNICNKKEINKMDEENNKDNNNNLDSNVLHFHNITTSPSKCLKEGFELFRTNENNMYEKQNEQFWRDKNEEYDNIYNEIYFNDKDSINNDDTKQKETNTLDHVRKDKVKENDMDYFFNNFIEYDFCKDNNVMEQIDLYSSCLIRGILYSYMKYSFLKKEEIKLKINNCLKMIFVRHNIKIKCRLINIPYLHDIHINNIQEIENKHIGKFISTEGIITRVGEKKILEESKKYRCMKCDYVIKKNAAPELYYNTETFFRCPNIIVNTKKMASGILYDINDKITNEFITRQMDKNKKKDDNVDDIFEDDNDNNHYNNPLYSNRTMQNEKGIYVKKICNSTNFEFMENEIKRVDYQEIKIKETSKSNIPYSITVVLLENLAGKYHPGKNVIINGIVLRRWKRLYKDIRCDSELFIEANYIEIKELEQVKIKEISLDDDFSKYINSIVSKTCLHDKQDICYENVGFIQNASCEGNDNLCDEMGYNMCNNKRGDTNGFNKNICDSSKGDDLSILKDMNTHRQNDKYNSINTRLITQNMKEKNEHIKKLQLNNIGFTHLNSVDKRQNIFEKYWFFFKNNKIEGKKYICESICPNLYNCKLSKLSILLVLIGGNKINNEYDSFYHENNKWTKYFSKSYKKSKNKSSTIKNVRNNIINMNEENEMVEDSLEEMDEKRTRKEKEYEINKNDICKKKNMYTLYETNNISNIKYGPMESTKEKRKRKQKQKQKQTKFESDNCDKRTLCHLLLVGDPGTGKSQLLKEVQKLSNICVNVSGMFCTTAGLTCAAIKEGNSFMLESGALVLADNGVCCIDEFCLMKNENKNAIHEAMEQLSISVAKGGIVDKLNCRCTIIGASNFEINKDLKGNLSNYDSKVIIINLSYALLSRFDLVVIAEDNSQIDYKIADYILSQDVEVKKGLDNEDDNHNNMKNNVNYNINNCKSNTCNNYKETSHLGNLPEVCMNNGHKELNENVACDKMILSPFNLDHGNRGKFGKKNKITWPSEKLKEYINYVKNGYFPNFDKSSKLILITYYSTLRKYNNGDNGTTVRTLESLIRLSEAHSKLILNKKVTSDDVINIILLVELSLRGYQIAIRTNANNILIARTGILENSAYLLQTYNSNYNTFYCLDDVLFDDSLYIYFKNIILEKLHLQEDNGKIYKML